ttattttgaggcTTCGATGCAGTTGATTAGCCTTCTTAAGAGCAAATTTTATACAAGAGCTATGACTAATCGTCGCACTACTATGCTATCTAGTATGTTGGGGTTCACTGAAGGGGCCATTCCGTTTAATTACTTGGGATGTCCTATCTTCAAACACAAACCGAAATGTGTCCACTTCCAAGCTATTGTtgataaaataaaggtgaaaATGGCTACTTGGAATGGTTCTTTGTTATCTATTATGGGTCGTGTGCAGCTAATAAAATCCATTATTCACGGCATGCTAGTTTATTCGTTTCATGTTTATCAATGGCCTATGAGGTAGTTGAAGACGCTAGACGCctggataaaaaaattatttggagCGGAGATATTTATACCAAGAAATTGTGTATGGTGGCTCGGAAACGGCTTTGTGTGCCTTGGGAGAAGGGTGGCTTAGACATAAATTCCACCTGTGATATTAACGCCAACTTATTATTAAGGTTAAGTTGTAGATGCTATGCTAATGATTCCCAGTGGTGTCTTCTTTTTTAGAATCGGTTCTTTGTGGCTAGTAGGCCACTCCACCGTCATTTCAACTCTTCGGTTTGGTCGGGCATCCGCAAGCATATGGACACTATAATTGGTAACTCTATGTATATTTTTGGTAGTGGTGATCATATTAATGTGAGGACCGACAATTGGCTAGGTGAGACCTTGTTATTGCTTCTTGATCTCCCTGTTGCGCTAGCTCCCTCTCTTTATGGGAAAGTTTCTTCTTTGATGACAAATGGGAAGTGGGATTTTCCGCTAGTgtttctctcttttcctctcatACCGTTGCCATATCAGCTGGTTTGGTTGCACTCTATTGACGGTGATCTTTCGTCAAAGCAAACTTTTGCATTTCTTCGCCCTTCTGCGGCCGCTCTTCCTTGGGCAACCCTTATTTGGCGTTTTAGTATCCTTCCTTgcactcttttattttttggcgCTTGATGCACGATAAGATGCCTACTGATGAGAATATTCGAAGGCGTTTGTACGGTGGTTTCTATATGTGTTCTTTGCATGAGGAATTTTGAAACTTCGGTTCACCTATTTCTTCATTGTCCTTTTGCTTCACATATTTGGATTTGGTTAGGTGATCAGTTGAACCATCGTATTAGCACAAATTCAGTTCTTTCTACCCTTTCTTGTGTCCCAGTTAGCGGCAACTCCCAAGTCCGGGACCTGTTTATTTCAGGTGTTATCCACACGTTTCACACCATATGGCTTGTCCGGAACTCCATGCGCTTCAACGGTTGAAAAGCTTCGCTCTTGGCAGCCAAGGCTAATATTTCTACTATGGTCACCATGTCCGGTCATGCTTCGAATGGTCACTGCCTTCCTACTACCTTCGATATTAGTCACTTGGATAGGTTTCATATTTCCCCCTTTTTCCGATGTTTTAAGGATATTGAGATGATTGTTTGGAAGCCTCCTACTCATCCTTACATCAAGGTCAACACTAATCATTCTCTTCATAATTCTAATGCTGCTTGTGGGAGAATTTTTCGTGATCAATATGGAGCCTTCATGGGCGGTTTCTCGGCCAATATTGGTGTTTTCTCGGTTTTTGAGGCTGAAATCATGCGTTTCATTATTTCTATCGAAATGGCAGCTAGGCATCATTGGAGGTTTCTTTGGATTGAGGGTGACTCTACTAGTGCTCTTTTTGCTTTTTCCATGTCTTCTTTGATTCCTATTCGGTGGCGGAACCGTTGGCACAACTGTTTTTCTCTTGGCATGCAGGTGTTTTCCTCTCACATCTTCTGCGAAGGAAATGGTTGCACGGACAAGCTTTCCAGTCACGATCATTTAGTTACTGATGTGGTTTAGTGGGTTATTATGCCCGAGCTTGTTCGGGGGGGATTTTTCTTAGGGACCGTACTGGGTTacgtaatttttgtttttcgtaatttttatttccttttgagGGTTTGGTTTGGCCCCTCTCTCATAAGTGAgatatttaagagaaaaataaataaaagggtgGTGTATGAGAAAAACCTAAGGTGCAAAAATAAACACATATGAGCAAGtccaatagaaaaaaaaaattcttgaagAAATAAACTGAAATGTTAATGGGTTtggaatagttttttttaacttggGTGGGTTACAAGTTTCGGCAAACCCAAAATTGTCgtcttcgtgagcttagctaagctagtaaggacaatgcataatatatgcaaagttcgggattcgaacccaggACACcacaaaaacatccaaaattGTCGTGCGATTGGTAATCTACGGTTAATTAGTACGTTCAAAATGTTTTTACGAGATAAAAATCACACATGTGTATTCATCTCAgaaactaagattttttttcttcttcagatgAATAAGTTTAAGAATATTCAAGGTAATAGACGTGGCAACAGTCCTGCAATGTTTTGAAAGGAAGGAGTTAAAGTCGAGATATTATCTCTTTCCTCTAACCATATTGATGTCTTAATTGCTAACGAGAATGAAGATGAGAAATGGAAGTTTATTAGGGGGGTATATGATTTTTCCGAGTCTCAGATGAAGCATAAAACATGCGAGTTAATTGACCTGTTAGCATTGGTGGTGTTTTAAACCGGTCAGAAGACCAATCACACGTTGACACTTGGCATAAACTTACACTACCTTCACATGAGTACACTCACTCTTCGTATCAACTTTTGTCGAAATCTTTTCCTGATTCTTTTCCACGCGTTCGAGCCTATTATTTTACTGTTGGAGGAAGTTTACCAGGTTCGTCAAGATTTTGTTCGTCTCCGGCGGTGGAGGAACTGGGAGAACCGGTGGAGGAATAGCAACATCCTCTGTGCGCGGAGGAGGCGAAGGAGGAGCGTTACATTTATCAATGTGGAAGGACGACTGTCGATCGTAGCGACGACGATAGCGTTGTTTTCGTTTCCTTCTGGATTCACCGGTTCGAAAATCAGAACTGTTTTATCTTGGAGGATTTAAATCGCATGATGTAGTTTATAAGCGATGGAAGAGCGACTCGTGGTTGCTCTTCTACGAGTTCCCACCATTGCTTCGGAGGATGGAGCAGTAACTCTCAACCATTGTGCTGGAGGAACGTGTAACTGAAAACGGATACGGCGGAGGAGCACGTAACAGAAAACGATTATGGTGGAGGATCATTATACTGTGACGGTTAGCGAACGATCCCCTTCTTCTAGCGCTATATGATCTGTCCGATGAGGATGGATGAGAGGCAACGTTGGCGGAAAGTGCTTCAGTACGGTGGTGATGAGTTTTCGCGGTGGAACGAAAGGTTTTCGTAGGCATGTTAGCACTtcaacgctcaagtcagtaatggaactgagaaagagtgtgtagaaagtgttgtgaaaagtgaatcaTACCTTGAGGGTGAAACAATATCACCCTTATATATAGTGGCAGAGCCAGAATTATTATAAAGCCtgggaaaaaaaattgcaacacatttatagaggtttacataagaaattgcaagcaaaaagaataaaaaaaactaaagaaattGCCCAATTTGTAGAAATTTAGAAggatttacataagaaattgctaAAATTTTAGGCCAGAGCACGGGCAACTGCCTAGGCTCATCGGGCCTTGAAACCAACCTTTCTTATATAGGCGCGCGGTGAGAATAATCGGCTCCAGGTTTTGCAACGTGTGATTACGAATGGTTAGATGACACATGTAGGATGATCATCACGTGGGGCGTGCTGGTATGCATTGCCTTGCATTAAAGTTTACGTGTTCCTTCAGGCGTGGAGCTTAAAGCAATGTAAGTCCAGGCCACGTGACAGCGTATGATTGGTCTTCTGACCGGTCCAGAATAATAAGGTTAATCGAACCGGACACCGGTCCGGTCATGTTTGAACCGgtctatttttatttcaaaaacttttgaaaaaaaaaaaagagtcaaaatatcaaaaaatagaataaaaaacgCAAACCCTGAGCGTGCCAGAAATCGAATTTGTGAAAGCAAAGGAAGGAGGAAGGTCGCAGTTTACAGCATGAGTTCATCCAACATTAGAGATCTTCAACGCGAACTGGAGAACAAAGCTAACGATCTCAACAAGCTTCAAAAGGGTAACCTTTTCACTATTCTATTTCATTTCTTTACACACTTTTCTCCTAATtccttcaaaatcattcatcttttttttcagATATAGCGAAGAATCATCAAGTGAGAAAGAAGTACACTATCCAACTTGGCGAAAATGAGCTCGTTCTTAAGGTACCCTTTTATGTAATTTACCGAGCTCGTTCTTATGGTACCCTTTTTAGAGTCGGTCCATACGGAGCTTTGTTCTGGCTATAATTGGGTTCTGCTAGTGGACAGTAGGATTGGTCTCTCGGGTCTTTGGGCCGGATACCAaggtttttttaaaatgattaatacTTTGATATGTCTTTTGATAGTTAGTTTGATTATCGAATGTGTATTCGGTTAATTAGTTTGATCTCTAGAATTAGGATACAAACTAAGTGATGTATtggtaattttttattcatttatgattattttatagTGACAGCGCCATTACTCATTTAGGACCAAAATGATGGTTTGATTTTTGCTATGTTTCActgattgttttggttttcattGTTGTTCTTTTTACAATAGGAGTTGGATTTATTGAACGAAGACGCAAATGTTTACAAGTTGATTGGACCTGTACTTGTTAAGCAAGATTTGGCTGAGGCCAATGCAAATGTCCGCAAAAGAAttgaatacatttcagctgaaCTGTAAATTTTCTtgtctcttttttattttcttgattttggAGGTTTCTTTAGTATTTGATTTAATTCAGCTGCCTAGAAAAATGATCTGTTTCATAACTGTGTCAAAATCTGTTTCCTTAGcatatgattttatgattgaAAAGTAACCATTTGGAATGTTTATTAgggcttatatatatatattatctagCTTAAATAATCACTTCAAAATATTGGTCACGTTAACTGTAGTTATATGTTTGCATATGGGGAAGTATTGTTTTGTGATATCttgcatttttttgttattacttTTGGATGAAGAATAGGTAATTTATTCATAGACAAAAGGGCTACAAGTTAACGCATTTCCTGTACTTACAAACAATGAATTTGACTATCTTGGTCTCCTGAAGAGtttatttccattttcttttcttgtatCCTATAAACGATGAACtagtttttcatttaaattattattttataactgCTATGATTACCATAGACTTGATTTTTGTTGATATGCGGAAAGACTTAATTGGTCAATTAGAGAAATATGTTGTTTAAGGATGGAAAGTGTTAATCCACCAAATGTTGACTTGTGTTGAGGAGTTTGGATAGTGTGTAGGAAGTCAAGTTTCAAGTCTGTATGCTTCCATTGTACAAAAATaaggatgaaaatggaaatGAGAAATACTGAAActattttatatgaattattaCTTTTTCATACGGTTTGCTGTCCATTGTAAGCCCATCAAATGTAAAAGATTTCCGCTACTGTGAAGCATAGAAAAGTCAGATGTACCTAGTTTTACCCATGTCGAGTGGTTGTTCAGCCGTATGACTAGAACCTATAACAAGGAGGCCGTATGGCAGCAACCTTGCTGTCTTCATCTTTCGTATAGGAAAAAAAACTCTGTATTAGCAAAAGGTGTATGTTAGGAGAAATAGAAGAGGAGCAGCCGATTGAACCTTCTCAGTCTGCTATATAAAGATATAGGTCCTTGTAGATTGTAATAGATAAATAACTTTGGCTAAATAGTTTGGAAAGATTAGAAAGGGAATGAAAGAAAGGTACAGCGAACCGTAAATGTGTGCGATTAGATATACTGGGAGGAGAGTTCATGTCTGTCGAATACCGAGTCTGTTCTTTCCTTCAGTTCAATACTTGAGTCTGTTCTTTCCATTTTCAATTGTATCGCCATGAGAGTCAATCTGATAGTATCCATTTCTTTCTCCAGAGCCACTGCCCTGGCCTCTGTTTTCTTTGGTGGCATCTGATTCCTGAATGTGCTGACGAAGAAACATCATCCTTCTTTCAAATCTTGCGGTTCGGACGAATTTGATGAAAACTagaaataacataacaaaaataaaagcaaggaAAATGCTGCAAAGAAGGAAACACAGCGGAATTAAAATTCCTACTTTCAGAGCTAGGCTCCTTTAGAGAACAAAATGTTCCCTCCCATAACTAACCAAATGATTGCTCCTATAGTGTTTGCTCCTATCTTACACTCCCTTATATTAGAGTTCCCCCCTATAGTGTTTGCTCCTATCTTACACTCCCTGCCATATGGTTTCAATTCTGCTCATTCCTACTTATGCAAACTTTCCGCATATTGGGCATGGGCTGCTGCTCCCTCTTAGTGTGGTTTATGTTGGGAGAAGTTGGACAGAAGTAGAGGATTAAACCTTCTGGGTCAGTCAAAGGAAGAGAGTAAAGAGAAGGGTCAGAGAACTGTAAGGGCAAGTGATTAAACATTTTGAGAAGTGGAGACTTTAGGTCTCTTGAAAATGGAAGACTATTCTTTCATTCAGTTTAATACataattcttttctttctttctctctctattgtctGATACCCGTTCCTATCAATTTACTTGTATTTCAAGTTCTTATTGTTTAACAATAATACATATTGTTCGATGTGGCAATCCattttgttttagaattttattttgtacTACCTAAATGTATTTATCTTAGGATGTCTTGGACATAAACTTCCATTTCCAGCCTGTGATTCTGCCTAACCCTGTATAATGTATTCCAATCTGCTGACTTGAAGTTTCTGTCCTGACACCTCTTGATCTGTTTCTTTGAGaaactttcatattttttttggtagtgaaacTGATAGGAACCAAAGGATCCTACCAATGAATTAACAGCTTTCCCATCAGAAACTTTAGCATTGGTTTTCAAATTTTGGTTTCTAAAATATCAGGGTGTATTTGAATATATATGTTAAGTGCTACAGTAAACAAAGTAAACATGAAAATACTGTTTAGTGAGTTATGCTTAGTTTTTTAAATTGCCTATTTGTGCTTTGTTTCAAATCTTACATAATCAATCCCAAGCCCGACTAAAAAACGAGGGTTGTTCAGGCAATTGATACTCAGCATAAAACTTATCAAATTCTTGTGACATGGCCAGGCACACCACACTAACCAACATCTATCCTGGTTGTCCTTCCCCTCATTGTGTTTTACACTAAGAGACCTAAACAGATCTGAACCGGTCCTTAGGATATTATTGTGCACTTATGTACTCTATGATGCAGTTATGTATTTGTAAGTTTGTAATGAATTGGGAAGTTAAGGGAAAAATATGTTGGTCAGTTTTTGGTTAAGGAATTGGAAGGGAGACAGATTCCAAGCTCTCAAAGCTTGGCTTTGAAAAATGAACATTCTGTTACCTTGTCTCTTAAAACTTCCTATGTTGTATTGTTGTATGTGTGTTATAATAAATAATGAACTTCTGTTGATACACTGTCACAGAAGATTTCTACTACAAAATCctctttttatctttaatatattCAAGTTTAGATACCACTTCTAACAGATTGCTGCATGTTTTATGGCTTCGTTTTAGATAATGTTATGGTTTCGTTGATTTtgctatcatcatcatcattatctcTTATGGTCTTTGTGTGTCAGGAAGCGTCTTGATGCCACGGTTCAAGATTTGGAAGAGAAGCAGAATAGCAAGAAAGAAACGGTTAGTCACTTTTACTTGATTTTTAAGCTTTGACTTATAAATTATTTCTCATGGAAAATAAATACAGAATAACATTTGGCAGATCCTAGCTACTAGATAGGCCTCTAAAGGCATGTTTGGTTGAACAACATTTAGTGGGTCCTGTGTCTAAAATGCCATCCCTGTTCCCTTGAATGGCCTGGtgtgtgatttttttgaaattaaatgaaGTCTCTATGTGCATTATTTTGCTTGTTGAGATTATTTCTTGTTAAGAGAACATAGAATCATGTGTTAAGAGAGCATAGAAGTGTAGAAAAGGGCAGCCCTGTTCACAAAGCTCCTGCACACACAATGTCTGGGagaggggtcccaccatttggtgtattgtatgcAACCTTACTctgtttttacacaagaggctgtttcttggacttgaacccttgacctttcagtcacataACAACTTTACTGTTGCCCCAAAGCTCCCTCTTTCGGCTTATATTAAGTGTCCTCTAGAATATTtgtttgtctcaaattatttgtcattttagaatattatagaagtatttttacttctttttgaTAATACCCGTTTATTTGTATCTCAACGAATCTTATATTTAGTCTTTCTACTTAACTACTCTACTTGATACTTCTATGAATAAGAGTATATTTTATCTTGGAAACTAGTgtatttggtttttttaaaaGGCGTGTAACCTTAAATGACACATAATATGAGAGACAAAGTATTTACTCCAAATTTCTGTCTTTAtaggtgtaatttttttaaatttaaataacaaTTTGAAGTAATTTGTTATGTGATATTGCAGATAATGAAATTGCAACAAAAGATGCAATCTCTTCAGGCTGGGAAAGGGAAGGCATAGTTATGTCCTTGATCGTCTGTTTACTGTAACTTAACCGTTCATAGGTGGTGAATGAGTTCTGTTCTTGTTTTATTTTCCAATGTGACTTTTGATGCCAAAGAAAGAATGTGGAAAGATAGAAGCAAAGACAGAAACCACTCTAGTTTTgctcaaacaaacaaacttgTAGATGGATATGATGTTTAGCATTGTCTCATTATTATGGTTTAAATATCTCTGACACCTTGAAATATActatgtttttgtattttttccaCGCATAAACTAAAATGATTAAGATAATAAGATCATGTTAATGGCATTAAAA
Above is a genomic segment from Medicago truncatula cultivar Jemalong A17 chromosome 5, MtrunA17r5.0-ANR, whole genome shotgun sequence containing:
- the LOC112422103 gene encoding uncharacterized protein, with product MVTMSGHASNGHCLPTTFDISHLDRFHISPFFRCFKDIEMIVWKPPTHPYIKVNTNHSLHNSNAACGRIFRDQYGAFMGGFSANIGVFSVFEAEIMRFIISIEMAARHHWRFLWIEGDSTSALFAFSMSSLIPIRWRNRWHNCFSLGMQVFSSHIFCEGNGCTDKLSSHDHLVTDVV
- the LOC11405158 gene encoding prefoldin subunit 6; the protein is MSSSNIRDLQRELENKANDLNKLQKDIAKNHQVRKKYTIQLGENELVLKELDLLNEDANVYKLIGPVLVKQDLAEANANVRKRIEYISAELKRLDATVQDLEEKQNSKKETIMKLQQKMQSLQAGKGKA